One segment of Geminicoccaceae bacterium DNA contains the following:
- a CDS encoding Ktr system potassium transporter B yields MGAVVLVLPVSYTVPVTWSDALFTSTSAVTVTGLVVLDTGGDLTLFGQMTVAFLIQMGGLGLMTFAVLILGALGLPVGITGKIYLRDDLNQNSVSQLSRLVVTILKAVVVCELVGALLLALTFVPQYGFGKGMWEAIFHSISAFNNAGFSTFPDGLVGYATDPVVNVVIPALFIVGGIGYVVLHDVFRQKNWRAWSLHTKIMLLGTAVLIPWSVGMFAFLEWNNPGTLGQFESIAARLTVSWFQGVTTRTAGFNTTDIGAMHDSTSMMFISLMLIGGGPTSTAGGIKVTTFIVMIIATVAFFRRQQQLHLFGRSIAFEQVLKVMALTSISVILVFVGIFLLTASHDGNFLDISFEVASAFGTVGLSRGYTGELSGFGRAVIVVIMFLGRVGPLTLGFFLATKMTPRVRYPESNVYLG; encoded by the coding sequence ATGGGTGCCGTGGTCCTGGTACTGCCGGTCTCGTATACCGTTCCGGTTACCTGGTCCGATGCGCTCTTCACCTCGACATCCGCGGTCACCGTGACGGGCCTCGTCGTCCTCGATACCGGCGGCGATCTTACCCTGTTCGGACAGATGACGGTGGCCTTTCTGATTCAGATGGGCGGGCTCGGACTGATGACCTTTGCTGTCCTCATCCTGGGCGCCCTCGGCCTGCCGGTCGGGATCACCGGCAAGATCTACCTGCGCGACGATCTCAACCAGAACTCCGTCAGCCAGCTCTCCAGGCTGGTCGTCACGATCCTGAAGGCGGTCGTCGTCTGCGAACTCGTCGGCGCCCTGCTGCTGGCGCTCACCTTCGTGCCGCAATACGGTTTCGGGAAAGGCATGTGGGAGGCGATCTTTCATTCGATCTCGGCCTTCAACAATGCCGGATTCTCGACATTCCCGGACGGACTCGTCGGGTATGCCACCGATCCCGTGGTGAATGTCGTGATTCCCGCGCTCTTCATCGTGGGCGGCATCGGCTATGTCGTCCTGCACGACGTCTTCCGGCAGAAGAACTGGCGCGCCTGGAGTCTGCACACCAAGATCATGCTGCTGGGAACGGCCGTTCTGATCCCCTGGTCGGTCGGGATGTTCGCCTTTCTGGAATGGAACAATCCGGGCACGCTTGGACAGTTTGAAAGCATCGCGGCGAGGCTCACCGTCAGCTGGTTCCAGGGCGTGACGACACGCACCGCGGGCTTCAACACCACCGACATCGGCGCGATGCATGACAGCACATCGATGATGTTCATCTCGCTGATGCTGATCGGCGGCGGACCGACCTCGACCGCCGGCGGCATCAAGGTGACGACCTTCATCGTGATGATCATCGCCACGGTAGCATTCTTCCGCAGGCAGCAGCAGCTTCACCTGTTCGGACGCAGTATCGCCTTCGAGCAGGTTCTCAAGGTCATGGCCCTGACATCGATCAGCGTCATCCTGGTTTTCGTCGGAATCTTCCTGCTGACCGCCTCGCATGACGGAAACTTTCTCGACATCAGCTTCGAGGTCGCCAGCGCTTTCGGAACCGTCGGCCTGTCCCGCGGTTATACCGGCGAACTGTCCGGTTTCGGGCGGGCCGTGATCGTCGTCATCATGTTCCTCGGCCGCGTCGGCCCGCTGACGCTCGGCTTCTTCCTCGCGACCAAGATGACGCCCCGTGTCCGCTATCCCGAAAGCAATGTCTATCTGGGATGA
- a CDS encoding carboxymuconolactone decarboxylase family protein, giving the protein MDKTRFDKGMEKRKATLGSGYVDKTMAAADDFNLLFQEAMTEWCWGFGWGDETIDPKTRSMMNLAMIGALGKMTEWEIHCRGAITNGVSVEEIRSIIHVVGIYCGVPQALECFRSARKVLEEEGKL; this is encoded by the coding sequence ATGGACAAGACCCGATTCGACAAGGGTATGGAAAAGCGAAAGGCGACACTTGGCTCTGGTTACGTCGACAAGACAATGGCCGCTGCCGATGACTTCAACCTTCTGTTTCAGGAAGCGATGACCGAATGGTGCTGGGGGTTCGGCTGGGGCGACGAGACCATCGATCCGAAGACGCGATCGATGATGAACCTGGCCATGATCGGCGCATTGGGAAAGATGACCGAGTGGGAAATCCACTGTCGCGGTGCCATCACCAACGGCGTCAGTGTGGAAGAGATCCGCTCCATCATCCATGTCGTGGGAATCTATTGCGGCGTGCCGCAGGCGCTCGAATGCTTCCGTTCGGCACGCAAGGTGCTGGAGGAAGAAGGCAAGCTGTAG